The following proteins come from a genomic window of Streptomyces sp. GS7:
- a CDS encoding LysR family transcriptional regulator, producing MELRLLGYAVAIAEEGSISGAARRLHLTQPTLSRQLREMERQLGAALFIREGRGLTPTQAGQVLVRRAVTVLAEAEAVLKDVRLAAQGMTGRLTVTFAGSGINGPLGGALSRVRRELPRVDLQLEESFNDAEMSTGVLEGRFDLAVQRLPMRDARLATQVWWREPLTLFLPAGHPLAHPAEPAPLTALGQIPLVLWPREVSPLSYDEIIALCHGAGIVPRISAEGRSVQTLLALVAAKFGAAVLADSHRVLRRVGVTPRPLAGTSTTLHLVWRADDTNPLVERIRTVLTDARVVGSGESQAALRMSGPAH from the coding sequence ATGGAGCTACGGCTACTCGGCTACGCGGTCGCGATCGCGGAAGAGGGCAGCATCAGCGGCGCTGCGCGCCGGCTGCATCTGACGCAGCCCACGCTCAGCCGCCAACTGCGCGAAATGGAACGGCAGTTGGGTGCCGCGCTGTTCATCAGGGAGGGGCGCGGCCTGACGCCGACGCAGGCCGGACAGGTTCTGGTGCGGCGTGCGGTCACCGTGCTCGCCGAGGCGGAGGCCGTACTGAAGGATGTGCGGCTGGCCGCGCAGGGCATGACCGGGCGGCTGACCGTGACCTTCGCCGGTTCGGGCATCAACGGACCCCTCGGCGGCGCGCTGAGCCGGGTGCGGCGCGAACTTCCCCGGGTGGACCTCCAGTTGGAGGAGAGCTTCAACGACGCCGAGATGTCGACCGGTGTGCTGGAGGGCCGTTTCGACCTCGCGGTCCAGCGCCTCCCGATGCGCGATGCCCGGCTGGCCACCCAGGTCTGGTGGCGTGAGCCGCTCACCCTGTTCCTGCCGGCCGGCCATCCGCTGGCCCACCCCGCCGAACCCGCCCCGCTCACGGCCCTGGGCCAGATCCCCCTGGTCCTCTGGCCCCGGGAGGTGTCACCCCTGTCCTACGACGAGATCATTGCTCTCTGCCACGGGGCCGGCATCGTGCCGCGGATCAGCGCGGAGGGCCGCAGCGTGCAGACCCTCCTGGCCCTGGTCGCGGCCAAGTTCGGCGCCGCGGTGCTCGCCGACTCGCACCGGGTGCTGCGCCGCGTCGGCGTGACCCCCCGGCCCCTGGCCGGCACCTCGACCACCCTGCACCTGGTCTGGCGGGCCGACGACACCAACCCGCTCGTCGAGCGGATCCGCACCGTCCTCACCGACGCGCGGGTGGTCGGCTCCGGGGAGAGCCAGGCCGCACTCCGCATGTCCGGCCCGGCCCACTGA
- a CDS encoding helix-turn-helix domain-containing protein, with product MSDHIEMLTIGDLARRTGVSVRTIRFWSDIGILAPAGRTAGGFRLYDAGAAARVDLVRTLRELGLDLETVRRVLDRQVTVRDVARAHVRALDAEIRTLRVRRAVLDRVARRDSTTEEMTMMHDLARMSADERQRIIDGFVHETFDGIAPEAPGAHLAHAMRTMPAHLPADPTPEQVEAWVELAELVGDAAFRKRVREMAVAGAQGEQQPDGPDPAKVAEHAGRAVREHVVPESAAGEEILHRIVGPGLPAAERARLADKLATFTDQRVERYWQLLGVLNGRPPIPSQVPAFAWLIAALRAHG from the coding sequence GTGAGCGACCACATCGAGATGCTGACCATCGGCGACCTCGCCCGGCGCACCGGGGTTTCGGTGCGCACGATCCGCTTCTGGTCCGATATCGGCATCCTTGCGCCGGCCGGGCGCACGGCAGGCGGCTTCCGGCTCTACGACGCCGGTGCCGCCGCCCGCGTCGACCTGGTCCGCACCCTGCGCGAGCTGGGGTTGGACCTGGAGACGGTACGCCGGGTACTCGACCGGCAGGTGACCGTGCGCGACGTGGCCAGGGCCCATGTACGGGCACTGGACGCGGAGATCCGCACCCTGCGGGTGCGGCGCGCGGTGCTCGACCGGGTCGCTCGACGTGACAGTACGACCGAGGAGATGACGATGATGCACGATCTGGCTCGGATGTCCGCCGACGAACGGCAGCGGATCATCGACGGGTTCGTCCACGAGACCTTCGACGGCATCGCCCCCGAGGCGCCCGGCGCTCACCTGGCCCACGCCATGCGCACCATGCCGGCTCACCTGCCCGCCGACCCGACTCCCGAGCAGGTGGAGGCCTGGGTGGAGCTGGCTGAGCTGGTCGGCGACGCGGCGTTCCGGAAGCGGGTACGGGAGATGGCCGTGGCCGGGGCGCAGGGAGAGCAGCAGCCGGACGGCCCCGACCCAGCGAAGGTCGCGGAGCACGCCGGACGGGCGGTGCGCGAGCACGTCGTTCCCGAGTCGGCCGCCGGCGAGGAGATCCTGCACCGGATCGTCGGCCCCGGCCTGCCCGCGGCGGAACGCGCCCGGCTGGCCGACAAGTTGGCCACCTTCACCGACCAGCGGGTGGAGCGGTACTGGCAGCTGCTCGGCGTGCTGAACGGGCGTCCGCCGATCCCCTCACAGGTACCTGCGTTCGCCTGGCTGATCGCGGCACTGCGCGCACACGGCTAG
- a CDS encoding stress protein → MSTSGVLKKSVAAVALGAALTVAGAAFPATASAAPVAATAAAGDSPVSAGANANVNFNIDVLGIANKIEASIKTAQNREGFVKNLRESAFYAAGSQYNVMVMNLSQGYDDHLNGVKAYGSATYDGVVYGIWVFEDGTFTNLGDGGYINWAFRGWYDRPNNGGLVQFHRP, encoded by the coding sequence ATGTCCACTTCGGGCGTCCTGAAGAAGAGCGTGGCAGCGGTGGCCCTGGGAGCCGCACTCACCGTTGCGGGTGCCGCCTTCCCGGCGACCGCTTCGGCCGCACCGGTCGCCGCCACGGCAGCGGCCGGCGATTCGCCGGTCAGCGCCGGTGCCAACGCCAATGTGAACTTCAACATCGACGTGCTCGGCATCGCCAACAAGATAGAGGCGTCGATCAAGACCGCCCAGAACCGCGAGGGCTTCGTCAAGAACCTGCGGGAATCGGCGTTCTACGCCGCCGGCAGCCAGTACAACGTCATGGTGATGAACCTCAGCCAGGGCTACGACGACCACCTCAACGGTGTGAAGGCATACGGTTCCGCCACCTACGACGGCGTCGTCTACGGCATCTGGGTCTTCGAGGACGGAACCTTCACGAACCTCGGCGACGGCGGCTACATCAACTGGGCCTTCCGGGGCTGGTACGACCGCCCGAACAACGGCGGCCTCGTGCAGTTCCACCGCCCCTGA
- a CDS encoding LURP-one-related/scramblase family protein, whose amino-acid sequence MRYLVRDRMLAFHEEAWIETEHREKLYKVNRKLLRLRTTFDFVDTQGNQIASIVKKALTFHHTILIKRDGELVGRISKRTFSLFGDRFKVSLQDGRRLRIVGNFWDREFDIQHEGTTLAHISRRWFSIRDAYAVDVMSPQDETLLVVLAVCVDHTLQDLKGEKLTNL is encoded by the coding sequence ATGCGTTACCTGGTACGCGATCGCATGTTGGCCTTCCATGAGGAAGCCTGGATCGAAACCGAACACCGGGAGAAGCTGTACAAGGTCAACAGGAAACTGCTGCGCCTGCGCACCACCTTCGACTTCGTGGACACCCAGGGCAACCAGATCGCCAGCATCGTCAAGAAGGCGCTCACCTTCCACCACACCATCCTGATCAAGCGGGACGGCGAGCTGGTGGGCCGGATCAGCAAGCGGACGTTCAGCCTCTTCGGGGACCGCTTCAAGGTCAGTCTGCAAGACGGGCGGCGGCTGCGGATAGTCGGGAACTTCTGGGACCGGGAGTTCGACATCCAGCACGAGGGCACAACTCTGGCGCACATCTCCCGGCGCTGGTTCAGCATCCGGGACGCGTACGCCGTCGACGTGATGAGCCCGCAGGACGAGACGCTGCTGGTCGTCCTGGCGGTGTGCGTCGACCACACCCTTCAGGACCTCAAGGGCGAAAAGCTCACCAACCTCTGA
- a CDS encoding SDR family oxidoreductase, with translation MDLMVDGKVFLVTGGTKGLGLAAARALTAEGARVVVSSRTQEAVDKAVAELGGPDHAIGLVADNADPEAAERLTAAALRQYGRLDGALISVGGPPTGPLTTITDAQWRDAFESVFLGALRVARAAAPVLPSGGSIGFVLSLSVKAPWPNMSVSNGLRPGLAMAAKTLADELGPRGIRVNGFVVGSIATDRLTRLEEATGDPQQARAQRTADIPLRRYGTPEEFGRLAAVVLSPVASYTTGSMIHIDGGALRSL, from the coding sequence GTGGATCTGATGGTCGACGGCAAGGTCTTTCTGGTCACGGGAGGGACCAAGGGGCTCGGGCTGGCAGCGGCGCGCGCCCTCACCGCGGAAGGCGCCCGGGTGGTGGTGTCCTCACGCACCCAGGAAGCAGTGGACAAGGCCGTCGCGGAGCTGGGCGGCCCCGACCACGCCATCGGCCTGGTCGCCGACAACGCCGACCCCGAAGCGGCCGAACGCCTGACGGCAGCCGCCCTGCGGCAGTACGGACGGCTGGACGGTGCGCTGATCAGCGTGGGCGGTCCGCCGACCGGCCCCCTCACCACCATCACCGACGCCCAGTGGCGTGATGCGTTCGAGTCCGTCTTCCTCGGTGCCCTGCGCGTCGCACGCGCAGCCGCCCCCGTGCTGCCCTCCGGAGGCTCCATAGGATTCGTCCTCTCCCTGTCGGTGAAGGCCCCGTGGCCGAACATGAGCGTGTCCAACGGACTCCGGCCGGGACTGGCCATGGCCGCCAAGACGCTGGCCGACGAACTGGGCCCGCGCGGCATCAGAGTCAACGGTTTCGTGGTCGGCTCCATCGCCACCGACCGCCTCACCCGGCTCGAAGAGGCCACCGGCGATCCCCAACAGGCACGCGCCCAACGGACCGCCGACATCCCGCTGCGCCGGTACGGCACACCCGAGGAGTTCGGCCGCCTGGCCGCCGTCGTGCTGTCGCCGGTGGCGTCGTACACCACCGGCAGCATGATCCACATCGACGGAGGCGCCCTGCGCTCCCTGTGA
- a CDS encoding carboxymuconolactone decarboxylase family protein: MNREERYAYGMKVLEQVDGEAGQRIVDSLADTSPELGHQVVAWAFGDMYSRPELAPRERQLVTLGMLAALGGCEIELEVHINAALNVGLTATEIAEALLHSAVYCGMPRSINATLVAKKVFAERGLLPLTNLG, translated from the coding sequence ATGAACCGCGAAGAGCGCTACGCGTACGGCATGAAGGTGCTGGAGCAGGTCGACGGCGAGGCGGGACAGCGCATCGTCGACTCGCTCGCCGACACGTCGCCGGAGCTGGGTCACCAGGTGGTGGCGTGGGCGTTCGGCGACATGTACTCGCGGCCTGAACTGGCTCCGCGTGAACGGCAGTTGGTCACGCTGGGCATGCTCGCCGCGCTCGGGGGCTGCGAAATCGAGCTTGAGGTGCACATCAACGCCGCGCTCAACGTCGGCCTGACCGCCACCGAGATCGCCGAGGCCCTGCTGCACTCCGCCGTCTACTGCGGGATGCCGCGGTCGATCAACGCCACGCTCGTCGCCAAGAAGGTCTTCGCCGAGCGTGGCCTGCTCCCCCTCACCAATCTCGGCTGA
- a CDS encoding AfsR/SARP family transcriptional regulator, translating into MHPPLLRIRLLGGFRTVREGGAPLVERWSRPSARTLVKLLALAPDHALHREQIMAVCWPHAELRAALGSLRVALHTVRHALEPELPPRGASAYLTGDGDLLRLVPDTVRVDTDEAEALARRALSGGGRRELAHALEALTGELLPEDRHAPWAEPARRRLARHRTDLRRALADGRRPHGGGAARPEADAARVRLDWALHLDRSGRYEEAVTVVREALCSYERAGLRDACTLAAARLAEVLGRSRGADAALAVLGAHPPAPAAPDDIRAAHHMARSAVLSYSGRYEEGLADARAAERCAAAARGPDRPVLLARSLAQQTVCLGLSGLADEAAGPAESALAPAAESGDRALLATVLSVLRETERRAGRHAEALAYGRRALALAEQAGRPTATAFERANLAELHLLLGERADAERLALASAELAEPFGGTALAFALTALARVRGGAAPKEAARLLERAGRCAKDGGHLQAIDEVRLAWAEMVATRRAPP; encoded by the coding sequence ATGCATCCCCCACTGCTGCGCATTCGTCTGCTCGGCGGGTTCCGGACCGTACGCGAGGGCGGTGCACCGCTTGTGGAGCGGTGGTCGCGGCCCAGCGCCCGGACCCTGGTCAAGCTGCTGGCCCTCGCCCCGGACCACGCACTCCACCGCGAGCAGATCATGGCCGTGTGCTGGCCGCACGCCGAACTCCGCGCCGCGCTGGGCAGTCTCCGCGTGGCGCTGCACACCGTCCGGCACGCGCTGGAGCCCGAGCTGCCGCCGCGCGGCGCCTCCGCGTATCTGACCGGCGACGGCGACCTGCTGCGACTGGTACCGGACACAGTACGTGTGGACACCGACGAGGCCGAAGCCCTCGCCCGGCGGGCGCTGAGCGGCGGCGGGCGACGGGAACTGGCCCACGCCCTGGAGGCGTTGACCGGCGAGCTGCTGCCCGAGGACCGCCACGCGCCCTGGGCGGAACCGGCCCGCCGGCGCCTGGCCCGGCACCGGACCGACCTGCGGCGGGCACTCGCCGACGGCCGCCGGCCGCACGGCGGCGGGGCGGCGCGCCCCGAGGCGGACGCGGCGCGGGTACGGCTGGACTGGGCGCTGCATCTGGACCGCTCGGGACGCTACGAAGAAGCCGTCACCGTGGTGCGCGAGGCCCTGTGCTCGTACGAACGCGCAGGGCTGCGCGATGCCTGCACCCTGGCCGCCGCCCGGCTGGCGGAGGTGCTCGGCCGCAGCCGCGGCGCCGACGCGGCGCTGGCGGTCCTGGGCGCGCATCCGCCCGCCCCCGCTGCCCCCGACGACATCCGGGCCGCACACCACATGGCACGCTCGGCGGTCCTGTCCTACTCCGGCCGGTACGAGGAGGGCCTGGCCGACGCGCGGGCGGCGGAGCGCTGTGCGGCAGCCGCCCGGGGGCCCGACCGTCCGGTGCTGCTGGCCCGTTCGCTCGCGCAGCAGACCGTCTGCCTGGGCCTGTCCGGTCTCGCGGACGAAGCGGCCGGCCCCGCCGAATCGGCGCTGGCACCGGCCGCGGAGTCCGGCGACCGGGCACTGCTGGCCACCGTGCTGTCCGTACTGCGGGAGACCGAGCGCCGCGCGGGGCGGCACGCGGAAGCGCTGGCGTACGGGCGCCGCGCGCTGGCGCTGGCCGAACAGGCGGGCCGTCCCACGGCCACCGCCTTCGAGCGTGCCAACCTGGCGGAACTGCATCTCCTGCTCGGCGAACGGGCGGACGCCGAGCGGCTGGCGCTGGCCTCGGCCGAACTGGCCGAGCCGTTCGGCGGAACGGCACTGGCGTTCGCCCTGACCGCGCTGGCCCGCGTACGCGGCGGGGCGGCGCCGAAGGAGGCCGCGCGGCTGCTGGAACGGGCCGGACGCTGCGCGAAGGACGGCGGGCACCTTCAGGCCATCGACGAGGTGCGGCTGGCCTGGGCCGAGATGGTGGCGACGCGCCGTGCACCGCCGTGA
- a CDS encoding citrate synthase/methylcitrate synthase, producing the protein MPIAEANAPIEAPRGLAGVVVTETQLGDVRGLEGFYHYRQYSAVELATSRGFEDVWYLMFHGALPDADQLAAFKAETAALRPLPAVVRDALPALAHAGALAGPLAGLRTALSLFGATAGFRPLYDVDADQRRADALAACAAVPTLLTALHRLGRGQQPIEPRADLGHAANYLYMLTGEEPDPEQVRAIEAYLISTIDHGFNASTFTARVITSTGADLAACLVGAVGALSGPLHGGAPSRALDTLDAIGTPDRIDAWVRDSVLRGDRIMGFGHPVYRTEDPRSRMLRGIAEGFGGPLVDFAVQVEERVEALLAELKPGRELHINVEFYAGVVMELCGLPREMFTPTFCAARVVGWSANILEQAEDSKIIRPAARYVGPPPPQPVPAVAPR; encoded by the coding sequence ATGCCGATCGCCGAGGCGAACGCACCCATCGAGGCACCCCGCGGGCTCGCGGGAGTCGTCGTCACCGAGACCCAACTGGGCGACGTCCGGGGCCTTGAGGGCTTCTACCACTACCGCCAGTACTCCGCCGTCGAGCTGGCCACGAGCCGCGGCTTCGAGGACGTCTGGTACCTGATGTTCCACGGCGCACTGCCGGACGCGGACCAACTGGCGGCCTTCAAGGCCGAGACCGCCGCCCTGCGCCCGCTGCCCGCCGTGGTCCGCGACGCGCTGCCCGCCCTCGCTCACGCCGGTGCGCTCGCCGGTCCGCTCGCCGGGCTGCGCACCGCGCTGTCGCTGTTCGGCGCCACGGCCGGCTTCCGGCCGCTCTACGACGTCGACGCCGACCAGCGTCGGGCCGACGCGCTCGCCGCCTGCGCCGCCGTGCCGACCCTGCTCACCGCGCTCCACCGGCTCGGCCGGGGACAGCAGCCCATCGAGCCGCGCGCGGACCTCGGCCACGCGGCCAACTACCTCTACATGCTCACCGGCGAAGAGCCGGACCCGGAGCAGGTCCGGGCGATCGAGGCGTACCTCATCTCCACCATCGACCACGGCTTCAACGCCTCGACCTTCACCGCCCGCGTCATCACCTCCACCGGCGCCGACCTCGCCGCCTGCCTCGTCGGCGCCGTGGGTGCACTCTCGGGGCCGCTGCACGGCGGTGCGCCCAGCCGCGCCCTGGACACCCTCGACGCCATCGGCACCCCCGACCGCATCGACGCCTGGGTCCGCGACAGCGTGCTGCGCGGGGACCGGATCATGGGCTTCGGCCACCCCGTCTACCGCACCGAGGACCCGCGCTCCCGGATGCTGCGCGGTATCGCCGAGGGCTTCGGAGGACCGCTGGTGGACTTCGCCGTCCAGGTGGAGGAGCGGGTCGAGGCGCTGCTGGCCGAACTCAAGCCGGGCCGTGAGCTGCACATCAACGTGGAGTTCTACGCGGGCGTGGTGATGGAGCTCTGCGGGCTGCCGAGGGAGATGTTCACGCCCACCTTCTGCGCTGCCCGGGTGGTCGGCTGGAGCGCCAATATCCTGGAGCAGGCCGAGGACTCGAAGATCATTCGCCCGGCCGCCCGGTATGTCGGCCCACCCCCGCCGCAGCCGGTGCCCGCCGTCGCGCCCCGTTAG
- a CDS encoding AfsR/SARP family transcriptional regulator — MRLLGPVEIETDQGLALALGAGRVRTVAAVLISEVNQAVPVHRLIDLAWDGDPPARARGVVHNHVHRLRRLLAGHAELATRGQGYVLLADPGSVDVHRFRGLVAGAREAEPCAAVAMLRQALGLWRGEALADVPGERVRRTLGIGLSQGRLAALQELGGRLMLLGRYGELVTELTGWIAEHPLHEELTALLIRALQACGRQAEALDHYHRARRHLKDQLGIDPGPALSEAYLAVLGGRGSPARAAADRPRPPVRPPAPAATGYPPPAPEPHGRPSPAGPGATPYTAPYTVPYGYDHRLGPSSRIAQLPPAVVDFCGRDRELAVLDQHLERVPRPACVVLAGAGGTGKTTLAVQWAHHRKAEFPDGQLFADLRGFERPPMRPGTVLTSFLRTLGVREAEIPESVPEAAALYRSLLAGRRMLVLLDNAGTTEQARPLLPATPGCLAVVTSRRRLSGLVVRDGAALVRVGPLTTEEALQLLGNALGRQRVEADAAAAGALVERCDRLPLALRIAAVRLMAHPEWSLNCWTKKLAGESRWLQELSAHDADLAMETCLYLSYRALSSGAARLFRFLGLHPGPYVETQDAGVLAGQDTERTRRHLAELCDAHLLEEHAQGHYVWSEMVRSYAVQCVTAEEPRSARDQAVQRLLAHFDRRRVPPC, encoded by the coding sequence TTGCGGCTCCTAGGGCCGGTGGAGATCGAGACGGACCAGGGCCTGGCACTGGCTCTGGGGGCGGGCCGCGTCCGTACGGTGGCCGCGGTACTGATCAGCGAGGTCAACCAGGCGGTCCCGGTGCACCGGCTGATCGACCTGGCATGGGACGGGGATCCGCCGGCCCGGGCGCGGGGCGTGGTCCACAACCATGTGCACCGGCTGCGGCGACTGTTGGCGGGCCATGCCGAACTCGCCACCCGGGGGCAGGGGTACGTACTCCTCGCCGATCCCGGCTCCGTGGACGTGCACCGCTTCCGTGGCCTGGTCGCCGGTGCCCGTGAGGCCGAGCCCTGCGCGGCGGTCGCGATGCTGCGCCAGGCCCTGGGGTTGTGGCGGGGCGAGGCGCTGGCGGATGTGCCCGGCGAGCGGGTGCGCCGGACGCTGGGCATCGGCCTGTCGCAGGGGCGGCTGGCCGCGTTGCAGGAACTCGGCGGACGGCTGATGCTGCTCGGCCGGTACGGGGAACTGGTCACGGAGTTGACCGGGTGGATCGCGGAGCATCCGCTGCACGAGGAGCTGACCGCGCTGCTCATACGGGCCCTTCAGGCGTGCGGCCGGCAGGCCGAGGCCCTCGACCACTACCACCGGGCCCGCCGCCACCTGAAGGACCAGCTGGGCATCGACCCCGGCCCGGCGCTCAGCGAGGCGTACCTGGCGGTCCTCGGAGGCCGTGGCAGCCCCGCGCGGGCCGCCGCCGACCGCCCGCGGCCCCCGGTGCGGCCCCCGGCGCCGGCCGCGACCGGCTACCCGCCGCCGGCCCCGGAACCCCACGGGAGGCCGTCGCCCGCAGGCCCGGGTGCGACGCCGTACACCGCCCCGTACACCGTGCCGTACGGCTACGACCACCGGCTCGGACCCTCGTCGCGGATCGCCCAACTACCGCCCGCCGTAGTGGACTTCTGCGGCCGTGACCGGGAACTCGCGGTGCTGGACCAGCATCTGGAGCGGGTGCCGCGGCCGGCGTGCGTGGTGCTCGCCGGCGCGGGCGGGACCGGCAAGACCACCCTCGCGGTGCAGTGGGCGCACCACCGCAAGGCGGAGTTCCCGGACGGGCAGCTCTTCGCGGACCTGCGGGGGTTCGAGCGGCCGCCGATGCGGCCCGGCACGGTACTCACGTCGTTCCTGCGGACCCTGGGCGTCCGGGAAGCGGAGATACCCGAGTCCGTGCCGGAGGCGGCGGCGCTCTACCGCTCGCTGCTCGCCGGCCGGCGGATGCTCGTTCTGCTGGACAACGCAGGCACCACCGAGCAGGCACGCCCCCTCCTGCCCGCGACGCCGGGCTGCCTGGCGGTGGTGACCAGCCGACGGCGGCTGAGCGGACTGGTGGTGCGCGACGGCGCCGCACTGGTCAGGGTGGGGCCGCTGACCACGGAGGAGGCGCTGCAACTGCTGGGCAACGCGCTGGGGCGGCAGCGCGTGGAGGCGGACGCGGCGGCGGCCGGGGCGCTCGTCGAGCGGTGCGACCGGCTGCCGCTGGCGCTGCGGATCGCCGCCGTCCGGCTGATGGCGCACCCCGAGTGGTCGTTGAACTGCTGGACGAAGAAGCTGGCCGGCGAGAGCCGCTGGCTGCAGGAGCTGTCCGCGCACGACGCCGATCTGGCCATGGAGACCTGCCTCTACCTCAGCTACCGTGCCCTGTCGAGCGGCGCCGCCCGGCTCTTCCGCTTCCTTGGTCTGCACCCCGGCCCGTACGTGGAGACCCAGGACGCGGGTGTCCTGGCCGGCCAGGACACCGAGCGCACCCGCCGGCACCTCGCCGAACTGTGCGACGCCCACCTCCTCGAAGAACATGCCCAAGGCCACTATGTGTGGTCGGAGATGGTACGCAGCTACGCCGTGCAGTGCGTCACGGCGGAGGAGCCGCGGAGCGCCCGGGACCAGGCCGTACAGCGGCTGCTCGCCCACTTCGACCGGCGCCGGGTGCCTCCCTGTTGA
- a CDS encoding citrate synthase, whose translation MADQQTTQDPGERRLSTREAADRLGVKPETVYAYVSRGQLASRRAPGGRGSTFDAKEVDALARRGGRREPTASGGELTVRTDITLIDRDHCYFRGVDTAELAAHYGYEEVAEWLWTGELRRGIRFTAPRDALSAARRAVAALPPHSGQMDQLRVALIAAAAADPLRFDLSEDTVLDTARSLIPTLVEALPPQAAERRAAGPLARRLWSRLTAEPADAPSLRVLDSALVLLIDHDLAASTLAVRVAASARAHPYAIVSAGFGALDGALHGAASGPAHRMLLEVLDRGSAAAVVADHLRAGRRVPGLGHRIYPGEDPRARALFGLLADVPRARPVLEAAREVVATTARHTTLHANVDLALAVLTVATGMSAEAGETVFAIARTTGWIAHALEEYGERPARMRPSGQYCGPRPPQPLP comes from the coding sequence ATGGCGGATCAACAGACGACGCAGGACCCGGGCGAGCGCCGGCTGAGCACCCGGGAAGCGGCCGACCGGCTCGGCGTGAAGCCGGAGACGGTCTACGCGTATGTCAGCCGCGGCCAGCTGGCCAGCCGCCGCGCACCGGGCGGGCGCGGCAGCACCTTCGACGCGAAGGAGGTCGACGCGCTGGCCCGTCGCGGCGGGCGGCGTGAACCGACCGCCTCCGGCGGCGAGTTGACGGTCCGTACGGACATCACCCTGATCGACCGCGACCACTGCTACTTCCGCGGCGTCGACACCGCGGAACTCGCCGCCCACTACGGCTACGAGGAAGTCGCCGAGTGGCTGTGGACCGGCGAACTCCGCCGCGGCATCCGCTTCACCGCGCCGCGGGACGCGCTGTCCGCGGCCCGCCGCGCGGTGGCCGCCCTGCCGCCCCACAGTGGGCAGATGGACCAGCTGCGGGTCGCGCTGATCGCCGCGGCGGCCGCCGACCCGCTCCGCTTCGACCTGTCCGAGGACACCGTCCTGGACACCGCCCGCAGCCTCATCCCGACCCTCGTCGAGGCCCTGCCGCCGCAAGCCGCCGAGCGGCGCGCCGCCGGCCCGCTCGCCCGGCGCCTCTGGTCGCGCCTGACCGCCGAGCCGGCCGACGCACCGTCCCTGCGCGTGCTGGACTCCGCGCTGGTCCTGCTCATCGACCACGACCTCGCCGCGTCGACCCTCGCCGTCCGGGTCGCCGCCTCCGCGCGCGCCCATCCGTACGCGATCGTCTCGGCCGGCTTCGGGGCACTGGACGGGGCGCTGCACGGCGCGGCGAGCGGACCCGCCCACCGGATGCTGCTGGAGGTACTGGACCGGGGCAGCGCGGCCGCCGTGGTCGCCGACCATCTCCGGGCCGGCCGCCGCGTACCGGGCCTGGGCCATCGCATCTACCCCGGCGAGGACCCGCGGGCCCGCGCCCTCTTCGGGCTCCTGGCGGACGTACCCCGGGCTCGGCCCGTGCTGGAGGCCGCCCGCGAGGTGGTCGCCACCACCGCCCGGCACACCACGCTGCACGCCAACGTCGATCTGGCGCTGGCGGTGCTCACGGTCGCGACCGGGATGTCCGCCGAGGCGGGCGAAACGGTCTTCGCGATCGCCCGGACCACGGGCTGGATCGCCCACGCCCTGGAGGAGTACGGGGAGCGCCCCGCCCGCATGCGCCCCAGCGGCCAGTACTGCGGCCCCAGGCCGCCGCAGCCCCTGCCGTGA